CTATTTGACTCTTCATCAAAGTATAAGGacttaattattaaaaagttaaatcgGCTGTAATTGATTCTTGAGAAAAATATTGAggattaattgaatttatttcaaaaaaaaaatattgacatGTAGCAGTGGAATCATCTGGTTTTAATATCATTTTTTCTAACTACCATTCTGTATTTTGGGGGatcagtgattttttttttttcttttttgacacTGTTTAATCACCTGCCTCtgaagttaaaattttatagttccaataaataaacaaatgaaACTTCTATTTTATCTTATTATCCAAATTCTGTACAAGTCAGATTTGGTGGTTTCTCATTACCCACCAGGCacaaaagaaatattttaacaccaccaagaaaaaaaggtaaataataatttatctatcTTAATCTGTTCAAATTTTGAAGTGGGTACAAATTTTTAACTGAATCTGacagatatatttattaaattattaagttgCTTGCATTAATTATATTCCTTTAATTGTGGATTACAAAAAATAACATCCcctccattttaaaaaaaaaagaaaaaataacatCCCCTATTTAATTGCGATGATCTACTACACAAACACAcagttccatggtctttttttaatttaatttttttcttatagaTTATGGGTGTCCATCTGTCTCTGTGGTATTTTAAatcaagaaaatttattttgtgtATGATTTGATGGTTAAATAATGGCAAGATGCCATTGGAGCCTGACAAGCTTACCATGGCTGATGAAATTAGACACGATTGTTTAATCAGAAGACAGCAAATTCAATGacagatcagtgtgaagaacAGCAAAAATTGGAACATGCAGGTTCAATTTGCTGCAGTCTCAGTTTCTCAAGAAATGATGCACAATCTTCCACTGAGATGGTAAAATAAGACAAATTACAAAAGGTATAAAAAATTGCATGAAGTTCAAAGGAAAGCTTGTAAAATTCCAAAATATAGATTCCATCGAAACTGGTAAACTTACTTGTTTTCTTGTGACATTTAACTAtgcagtttttttttaaaaaaaaaaattgtattttgaaaaaaaattatatattttttttctatcgtGATAGTATTATGagaaatttagaaattaaatataatgagattaaaaattaaaatgtggaGCGTATATACCTTGctctttttattataatagaatttttattttgtgtATTAGCTATAACATAGATTTtacaattgaatttttttttctctcaactgtgattatataattatatatggcATAAATTTGTATGTATATTATAAcatattcttttttataatatttttctttttttattttacatatatatactatttgttatctaaaatttattaatttgattaatttaaatttagatcaAACAGTTTTATTAAACGAGTAAAGATCtcattttcaatattattaaatatactcAGAAAAGTGATTTAAAtcatttcatttatattttaaaagttttctgTAATATTTTTCTATACTACAAATTTCAATCATGGAGCCAATAATTTTTTTGCACTATGAAGGAAAAAGGCTGCATATATCTTACCCTTTAGCTGATTTTGCAGGACCAGAAGCCTAGTGCACGGAGAGAATTACAGTGGAGTTGGATATCAATttgtattttgaaatttaaaatagaaaCATCGTCATCTCAGTGATCATTTCCGCCAATGTTCAATTTAGATAGTAAAAGAAGACGAATTAGAAAAAGGGTATAAAACAATTTTTAGTCATAcgctaaaattatatatatttttctaaataatatttttttcaaacatgtaagatattttgttttaaaaaaaaaatttatgctaAATATATACTTAAATTTCTAACTTAGATTTTGTATTACTAGAAATCTTATACATTATTTTTCTGGTATAATCATACATATCtcaatctattaaaataattaatttttgtttatattAATCGACCCGCTAAAAGATAAAGTACTATCAATGAATATTTATTACGATAAAAAAGTGTTAAAAACattcatttcaatatttattgatatacACATAAATCTTTAATGAAGTTGgatatcaatttatatttaaaatttaaaacacaAATATGGTCATTTCAatgatcaatgatcaatttaCAAGCTTTAACAGCATTCGCCGCAAAAGGAAAAGACAATTCTAAAAACACAGTTTCAAAATAGATGCAATCATTACTATTTCAATCCAAAAACATGCACTTGATCTGAGATTCTACTAATGCATACATCCCCAGTGGGGATAAAGCTGGCCACTAAATTCACAAGAAATGTCTGTTTGGCTGAAGGAGAATGTGTAGTGGTGGAAAATGGGGTGGCCTTACAACTTACAAGGTTGATGTATGGCATTGGTGTGATAAGAGAAGGTGTAGAATCCCACAATTAGGACAGCAAAAGTGAACTTTCCAAAGACATTTGGACAATGACTCAATTCCAAACATAATcaccaaaatatatatatctctACCTCCACTATTTTTGTCCCCACTCCTCCACCTTCTctttctttaataaaattttcctaatttctaattaatttagacatattactatttaatttttatattataaaaaattcattaatctgtctgttaatttaaaaaatatattaaaatattattaaaattttaaaaattttactaattaattttttaaattttagaaaatctataatttattttctctattaattttagctattaattatttactatttaattcttatgcgtattaaaaaactcattaattattaatctattaattttaaaaaatacattaaatatcaTTACTtgctaaatagtaattttttattaatttattaattaataaaattacttttGTTAATgattaatactttttttttatattaagaaagCACATAAGTCAATTATAACTGACAGCAATATCATGGAAACAGTCTTCTCCCTTGTACAGTAAAGGGGAATATctcaaatgaaataaattagaaaactcaaactcactcttttgtatgataaaaaaaaaaaatcaatcaaattagtTGTGATAGACtaatactttatttatttaaatcaaccaATCAATCGAATTGTGGGCATGTGAAATTGACTTGTGGGACAATATACATAGCAGAATAAAGTTGAAAACATTCAACAATTGCTAATTAATCACAATTCAATGTATACTGTTCATATTCTTCCATTCAGTCTACTTTCAACTTGCAAGGTTgatgaatttttaattcatttaggTAGAATTGTTTATAAGTTCTTTGATTGCGCAGGCAAAAATGTGTTCTGATTAAAGGaggaattaaaaataataataataaattagggCAAGAAAATGAATAAAGCAGTTGGAAAATGagatattgaatttttttaaaaaaaaaagttagtaTATTTTGGCATTGAAGGGAAGGGAGATTGATTGGAATTTTATCTTTAATGCTTTATCAATCATCATTCAAGTTAAACCTATTGCCCATTTTGCTTTTATATTATTCCTTTTGTCAACACTTCCGTCCATGCTCTCTTCCTTGTCTATATGTTTTTGGAATTGGGTAATCGGTAAGAATCTTTGTCATTTGAATTCATTTCATAATTGCGAGAAGGCAGAgtaatttcatgattttataatataagtttTTTAAAGGTTTTTAGAACTtagtaatgttttattattaaaaaaaaattagacagAGAAAATATTATCAAACTACTAATTTGGTGAATTAAGAtccgaaattttttaaaatatgtaaaattttttaaacaacTTACTTTCCCTAACCCACTTAATTTCTTCCAAACATTTTAGTTATTAATGGACAAAAAGATTTTCTGTCTTCTTTTTTATGTGCACAAAATTAAAAGCTTAAAGCTTAAAGAAATTGTCATCCTTAATCAGCATATAACCAgaaataaacaaaattattttcttgatttaaaagaataaattaattaaaaattgatggCTTCTCAGTCtttatttttccttcaaaaagaaaaaataattagcaGAATAAAATCCATATTGAAACTATCAACCTTTTTCAAGCAGATATCCTCTTTCTTATAGATTTCACTTCTTTAGAGAAAGTTCATAGATAGAGTGAAAAGGGTTTCAGAAAAGAACAAAGATTGCTAACTTGGAGAAAAATTATCCATTAAAACAGAAACAGAAACCAAAGTGGATaccttattttcttttaattttcaaaataattattaggCTAAAGCAAGACCAAAATGAATCTAACTTTGTAAATACCAATTATTTATGCATTAATTCTCGGTTATATGTTGAAAATCACGTAATATGTAGCTCAACTTTCATTAATTCTTTACTTTGCTTTCCCTTTACTTTAGATGccgatgattttatttttatctttctttTCAATACACCGGAAATTATGATAGTATTCAAAGAAAGTTAAATTATGAtatgattttgatattttaaaagatttggagaaaaaaatatatatatatatatatttttaattttattatacttatacttttttattaattaaaatttaatcttttaaagtTGATTTAAATACATTTAATAATTACACTCATAAATTTAATCTGACAATAAATATATCTAACTAAATATGAGAGGTGTCATATTCTATcctctcaatttttaatttttatttaaaaaaaaaatacaattaacaATTACTACATCAATACCATATACCATGGTAgccaaaaaaatcataaatgttACACTACAAAAAAATAAGGTATCAGTGACGGATTTAGCGACAGAACTTACTtccgtcggaaaaaaaaaattagcgacggaattagcgacggatcagcgacgaataatttatgtttaaatttctgacggattagcgacggatttttaaaatattagcgacggaatttattccgtcgctaatccgtcagaaaaatcaaacaatataaaaaaaaaccctaaactTCTCTTTCCTCATCTCTCTTAATTTCAGCCACGCTTTTCCTCTCCTATCTTCTCCTCAGCGCCGAATCGATCTTCCTGCCACTCTCGCCGCCGCCGCCCCGTCGCCTCGCCGTTCCCGTGACGGATTTGCTGTCGCCTCCTCCTTCCTCCTCGATCTCTCTCTCCGGCTCTCCCTCCGTTCTCGATCTCTCAGACCAGCGGCAGCCACCCTCTTCCTCCGGCTCTCCCACCGTTCTCGATCTCTCAGACTCTCACTGAGCCACACCAGCGGCAGCCACCCTCCTTCCGCCTCGATCTCTCACTGAGCCTCGCAGAGTCGCCGCCGCCGAGATTAGAGCAATTGACGGTAAGTTTTGGTCCttcttattaattatttgttttatttatttattttttaattagcaccaattgaattgattttgctACGTGGGCACGCAGCAGCAAGCTGCTGCGTGGGCAGCAGCTTGGATTTAGCAAAgactatatttaatttatttaaaatatataatttatttaaaatatatataattttaaatatatataatttatatttaatttatttaaaatatatataattttaattgagaaaagagatcaaataataattgtgggccaataaattaaatataaatttattttatctaattgTGTCATCATTTAAActatatttcttttcttttttgtctaATAAAGCAATATTGGATTTAGCAAAGACTCTTGTAATTAAGGAATtagagaaaaaagaataaaaaaataaatttcagaaattaatttgatttgattagtatATTAATGAATGGATTAACACactaatctattaatttaactttttttaaaaaataataatatttaaaagtagtTAGTTAATTAAAGACAtgaattaaaatagtatttgTGGGTTTGCTTTACATGCCTTCCTTTCAACTCTACTTTGATATGTTACTTatggacaattattttttcagatgcctCGAAGAGCAGTATCATGCAGAGGTAGAGGACATAGCCAGCATCTGTCTATGAATGAAATAGATGAGGCAGTACAGGTCCAGGAGGAAATACTGGAGCATACTCCACAAGCATTAGGGGGCCAAGCAAACgcatcctcatcatcatcagttCGAACTAGAGGTCCGAATTTGGGACATCCTATCCCATCAAACCCGTCTGATCGTCAATTGATTAGATTGAAAGGAACTGTGTAAGTCATATACAACTTTTTGCTAttgatttaatatgtattattacTTACAGCTACTcattacatataaaaatattgcagttttttaGATTCCACAGTTACTAGATCAATCACTAATGACATTAAGATGCGCTATACTGCTCCATGGAAAACTTGGTCAGAAATACCTTTAAAGACAAAAGACGAGCTCTTCGGACTTTTTCGGGTAAatacaatttatattttaaaatttataatatgcattttaagttttttaaatttatttaacactGATTGTTATTTGTAGAGTCGATATGCATGGGATGAGAGTGAAGAAGGTATGGTTCGAATTGCTTGGGAAAAGGTAGGTAAAGAAAGACTGCGAGACATTCTTAATAGAGTTAGGAGCGAATTGTTGCACAAGCACAAGAAGACGGATGTTGCTTATCTATATAATTTAGGACCAGATTGGATGGAGGCAGAGATATGGAATGAACTTGTTGCATATTGGAGTACACCAGAGTGGAGAAAGAAATCAGAAGCTGGTAAAGCAAATAGAAACGTAGAAAAAGATGGGACTATTACGAAACACTCTGGTGGTTCAATAAAATTGGAGGTTCATGAGAATAGATTGgtataacttttttatttcttacttttatttatacaattctatttttatatagatGGTTAGAAATTATTAGTGCATCTTGTGTTGtgtgattatttcttttttgtagGCAAAGAAGTTGGGTAGAcaaccaactcaacttgaacTATTTCGTGCAACTCACACAAAAAGGGGAGTCAAGGTGTTTACATTGATGGAAAATCACGACGAGTTGATGTAAGTTACTTTTTGCTTATTTAATGttatcacattatttttctaattgttATGTTATCATAGTTGTATATgattcatgaaatgtttattatgttttctttttttacttaggGAGCTTATTTGAGTGCAATTGCTGAAAATGTGAATGACAATTGTGAGAGTCAGTCTGCTTTTGATTTGAATAAGTGGATTGAAATTTCTGGAAGTAGCAAAGGAagagtttatggttttggatCCTCTGATATTGCAAAATCAGGAACTGCAACCACATCTTTCTCATGCACATCAGCTCATCCTGGAGGACCTTCTCAAACTATGTTTTCTTTAGAGGAGGTTGAACAAATATTAGAGCAAAACcggattaaaataaaacaagacatggagcaaatgcaagagcaaatgcaagagcaaatgcgagtgcagatagaaaaacaaataaaagatcAGATGAAATTATTGAAGAACAAAAATAGATCTTCACCGCATAACACAACTGCAGATTCAGATTgttcaacaaattcatagattagttttaaattttatgaatattgttaagtattatggatttattttaaattttatgaacattgtaaagtattataaatttattttaaattttatgaatatggttaagtattatgaaatattttatttatattcaatatgattcttaattataaattatttgattatacaggcaatatctaaataaaagcaaGAATTTGTTTTTGTAATCAAATTTTAACAGATTAGTGACGGATTCacgataatatttattaaaatgtcttaatatttccgacggatttccgacggaaaatttcgtcgctaattatttctgacagattagcgacggattgtTATAGGATGAATTTAGATAttccgacggatttagcgacgaaaAAACTCGTCGCTAAAATTTTCCGACGGAACTATCCGTCGGAAAATCCGTCAGGTTAGGATCCGTcagaaatccgtcgctaatatttgcGACGGACGCCCGatccgtcggaaaaaattagcgacatgacttaAGCGACGGATTTGagtccgtcggaaatccgtcgctgaaagtttCAGCGACAGATTTTTGACTATCagcgacggaaaaatccgtcgctgatagtctGTTTTTTGGTAGTGTTacttttattacaattttattgtatattttatttttttatcaattaaaattatattttttaaatatttaaccaaattaaaaaaatttataaaattatcaatttattcttttcactattaaatatatttaaaattactgtTTATATatgcttttaaaaaaattactgtttatattattattattttttatttttatcaaaaatttcataataataatttattttaatcttattatGACAAAAATTATTATCGatcaattttctttaaatttattcaatatatttataatttagtattatttttaaaattatcatttaaaaaataatattattaaatatattagttataaagcgggtatattggtggccagccatgaaaaaagaagtggcgcagtttgtgacagcttgtgaggtttgtcagagggtgaaactagaacatcagaagccggctggaatgcttaacccactgccgattccagaatggaaatgggagaacatagctatggattttgtagtaggcttaccggcagcatccaacaggatagactctatatgggggattgtggacaaactcacgaaatctgctcatttcattccagttaggagtaactatgctgtggataagttggcacaggtatatctcgatgagatcgtgagattacatggagtgccagtgtctatagtttcagacagaggacctcagttcacctccagattttggcggagtctgcagagtgcgatgggcacgagattagagtttagcactgctttccacccacagactgacggacagtcagaaaggaccatccagaccatagaggatatgctccgtatgtgtgtgttagactttggcggttcttggaggcagcatctacctttggtggagtttgcctacaataacagtcatcatgctagcattgggatggctccttatgaagcattgtatgggcggaagtgcagatcacctgtttgctgggaagaggtaggagagaaggctcttgcagggccagagttgatagaaattaccagtagaacagtgccagtgatcagagagaggatcaaaacagctcagagtagacagaaaagttatgcagacgttcgcagaaaactgttagagtttcaggagggtaattgggtattgctgaaagtgtctccaatgaaag
This genomic interval from Manihot esculenta cultivar AM560-2 chromosome 12, M.esculenta_v8, whole genome shotgun sequence contains the following:
- the LOC122725275 gene encoding uncharacterized protein LOC122725275, yielding MNEIDEAVQVQEEILEHTPQALGGQANASSSSSVRTRGPNLGHPIPSNPSDRQLIRLKGTVFLDSTVTRSITNDIKMRYTAPWKTWSEIPLKTKDELFGLFRSRYAWDESEEGMVRIAWEKVGKERLRDILNRVRSELLHKHKKTDVAYLYNLGPDWMEAEIWNELVAYWSTPEWRKKSEAGKANRNVEKDGTITKHSGGSIKLEVHENRLAKKLGRQPTQLELFRATHTKRGVKVFTLMENHDELMELI